From Pseudomonas fluorescens, one genomic window encodes:
- a CDS encoding DJ-1 family glyoxalase III, producing MTSRALITLAEGIDDLQSVTLIDVLRRAEVEVVVASIEARRMLTCARGTRLTADGMLVDVLAQPFDLIVLPGGAVGSQHLANHQPLQQLLKDQSAAGRLFAAIGESPALALQASGVLRQRRMTCLPTVSHQLLGCTFVDQPVVVDGNCITAQGSGAALAFALQLVEQLQGKAVRLTVARELLA from the coding sequence ATGACCTCTAGAGCTCTGATTACCCTTGCCGAGGGTATCGACGACCTGCAAAGCGTCACCCTCATCGATGTCTTGCGCCGTGCTGAAGTCGAAGTGGTAGTTGCCAGCATCGAGGCCAGGCGGATGCTGACCTGTGCCCGTGGTACGCGCCTGACTGCCGATGGCATGCTGGTGGACGTGCTGGCGCAGCCTTTCGACCTGATTGTCCTGCCCGGCGGTGCCGTCGGCAGTCAACACCTGGCCAACCATCAACCCTTACAGCAATTGCTCAAGGATCAGTCCGCTGCTGGCCGCCTGTTTGCCGCGATTGGCGAGTCTCCCGCATTGGCCCTGCAAGCCTCTGGTGTACTGCGCCAGCGGCGCATGACCTGTTTGCCAACGGTCAGTCATCAACTGCTTGGCTGCACCTTTGTCGACCAGCCTGTGGTGGTTGACGGTAATTGCATCACGGCACAGGGCTCGGGGGCGGCGCTGGCGTTTGCCTTGCAACTGGTCGAGCAGCTACAAGGCAAGGCCGTCAGGCTGACGGTGGCGCGGGAGTTACTGGCGTAA
- a CDS encoding DUF4879 domain-containing protein translates to MGAQVASAASAPPLTEIKVLKVQSPSCGLEDIRPRQAQTTCDHEGPNIKVYVLEVGYGRAPQVALDGIEVNGVRERVCAYDNGNLTECSGAVSKIVGFLYIFDLAGKQRGTFTFSNTSINSPGNTLSTQLYIK, encoded by the coding sequence ATGGGCGCACAAGTGGCCTCGGCAGCTTCCGCGCCGCCTCTGACCGAGATCAAGGTGCTCAAGGTTCAGTCGCCGTCCTGTGGGTTGGAAGACATCCGCCCCAGGCAGGCGCAAACCACTTGCGACCACGAGGGGCCGAACATCAAGGTCTACGTGCTGGAAGTCGGCTACGGTCGCGCGCCGCAGGTTGCTCTGGACGGGATTGAGGTCAACGGTGTACGTGAACGGGTGTGCGCCTACGACAACGGCAACCTGACGGAGTGTTCGGGCGCCGTGAGCAAGATCGTCGGTTTCCTCTATATCTTTGATTTGGCCGGCAAACAGCGCGGTACTTTCACGTTCAGCAATACCTCGATCAACAGCCCGGGCAATACCCTGTCGACTCAGCTGTATATCAAGTAG
- a CDS encoding NCS2 family permease — MLERLFQLKAHNTNVRTEILAGVTTFLAMAYILFVNPSILGETGMDKGAVFVATCLAAAIGSAVMGLIANYPIALAPGMGLNAFFTYTVVLHMGHTWQVALGAVFISAVCFFLLSIFRIREWIINSIPLPLRSAIAAGIGLFLALIALHNAGIVVSNPATMVGLGDLKQPAPILATLGFALIVALEALAVRGAVLIGILVVTIASIALGFTPFGGVVSMPPSLAPTFLQLDIKGALDIGLVSVIFAFLFVDLFDNSGTLIGVAKRAGLMGKDGHMPKMGRALIADSTAAMAGSLLGTSTTTSYIESAAGVSAGGRTGLTAIVVAFLFLLALFFSPLAASVPAFATAPALLFVAVLMTSGLAEIDWDDITVAAPVVITALAMPFTYSIANGIAFGFIAWTAIKLMSGRGRELNPALVILSILFVIKLGWFNA; from the coding sequence ATGCTGGAAAGGCTGTTTCAACTCAAGGCACACAACACCAACGTGCGGACCGAGATTCTTGCGGGCGTCACGACCTTTTTGGCCATGGCCTACATTCTGTTCGTCAACCCGAGCATTCTCGGCGAGACCGGCATGGACAAAGGCGCAGTGTTTGTCGCGACCTGCCTTGCAGCTGCCATCGGCTCCGCAGTGATGGGCCTGATCGCCAACTACCCGATTGCGCTGGCACCGGGCATGGGCCTGAACGCCTTCTTCACCTACACCGTGGTCCTGCACATGGGCCATACCTGGCAAGTGGCGCTGGGTGCGGTGTTCATTTCGGCCGTGTGCTTCTTTCTGCTGTCGATCTTCCGCATTCGTGAATGGATCATCAACAGTATCCCGCTGCCGCTGCGCTCGGCCATCGCCGCCGGTATCGGCCTGTTCCTGGCGCTGATTGCCCTGCACAACGCCGGCATCGTCGTCAGCAACCCGGCGACCATGGTCGGCCTGGGCGACCTGAAACAACCGGCACCAATTCTCGCGACCCTCGGCTTTGCCCTGATCGTTGCCCTGGAAGCCCTTGCCGTGCGCGGTGCTGTTCTGATCGGCATCCTGGTAGTGACCATCGCCTCGATCGCCCTGGGCTTCACGCCATTTGGTGGTGTGGTGTCGATGCCGCCTTCCCTCGCCCCTACGTTCCTGCAACTGGACATCAAGGGCGCGCTGGACATCGGCCTTGTCAGCGTGATCTTCGCCTTCCTGTTCGTCGACCTGTTCGACAACTCCGGCACACTGATCGGCGTGGCCAAACGTGCTGGCTTGATGGGCAAGGACGGTCACATGCCGAAAATGGGCCGGGCGCTGATTGCCGACAGTACCGCCGCCATGGCCGGTTCCCTGCTGGGCACCTCGACCACTACCAGCTACATCGAATCGGCAGCGGGCGTCAGCGCCGGTGGTCGTACCGGCCTGACGGCGATCGTGGTCGCGTTCCTGTTCCTGCTGGCCTTGTTCTTCTCGCCACTGGCCGCCAGCGTCCCGGCGTTCGCCACCGCGCCGGCCCTGCTGTTCGTCGCCGTGCTGATGACTTCCGGCCTGGCGGAAATAGACTGGGATGACATCACCGTCGCCGCTCCTGTGGTCATCACCGCCCTGGCGATGCCGTTCACTTACTCAATCGCCAACGGCATTGCGTTCGGTTTCATCGCCTGGACGGCGATCAAGCTGATGTCCGGTCGTGGTCGTGAACTGAATCCGGCGCTGGTGATTCTTTCCATCCTGTTCGTGATCAAGTTGGGTTGGTTCAACGCATGA
- the trmA gene encoding tRNA (uridine(54)-C5)-methyltransferase TrmA, which yields MTFDSQAYAAQLEDKVARLRDLLKPFDAPEPTVFDSPLANFRLRAEFRLWREAGERHYAMFSQEDKRTPILIEEFPIASLRINQLMPQLKAAWQVSAPLSHKLFQVEFLTTLAGDAMITLCYHRPLDEHWHAAATQLAADLNVSVIGRSKGKREVIGHDYVVEKLEVGGRTFSYRQPEGAFTQPNGTVNQKMLNWAFDALGERSDDLLELYCGNGNFTLPLATRVRKVLATEISKTSVNAALSNLSENAVDNVTLVRLSAEELTEALNEVRPFRRLHGIDLKSYEFGSVFVDPPRAGMDPDTCELTRRFDNILYISCNPETLAANIAQLHDTHRITRCAMFDQFPWTHHMESGVMLTRR from the coding sequence ATGACATTCGATTCCCAGGCTTACGCCGCTCAGCTCGAAGACAAGGTCGCGCGCCTGCGCGATCTGCTGAAACCGTTCGATGCACCTGAACCGACGGTATTCGACTCGCCGCTGGCCAACTTTCGCCTGCGCGCCGAATTCCGCCTGTGGCGTGAAGCCGGCGAGCGTCACTACGCGATGTTTTCCCAGGAAGACAAGCGCACGCCGATCCTGATCGAAGAGTTCCCGATCGCCAGCCTGCGCATCAATCAATTGATGCCGCAACTCAAGGCGGCCTGGCAGGTCAGCGCGCCCCTGAGCCACAAGCTGTTTCAGGTGGAGTTCCTGACCACCCTCGCCGGCGATGCGATGATTACCCTGTGTTATCACCGTCCACTGGACGAGCATTGGCACGCGGCAGCTACTCAGCTCGCCGCAGACTTGAACGTCAGCGTAATCGGTCGTTCGAAAGGCAAGCGCGAGGTGATCGGCCATGATTATGTGGTCGAGAAGCTCGAAGTCGGCGGTCGTACGTTCAGCTATCGCCAACCCGAAGGCGCGTTCACCCAGCCCAACGGTACGGTGAACCAGAAGATGCTCAACTGGGCATTTGACGCCCTGGGCGAACGCTCCGACGATTTGCTCGAACTGTATTGCGGCAACGGCAACTTCACCCTGCCCCTGGCGACCCGCGTGCGCAAAGTGCTGGCCACCGAGATCAGCAAGACCTCCGTGAATGCAGCCCTGAGCAACCTGAGCGAAAACGCTGTGGATAACGTCACTTTGGTGCGCTTGTCCGCCGAAGAGCTGACCGAAGCGCTTAATGAAGTGCGCCCGTTCCGACGCCTGCACGGCATTGACCTGAAGAGCTACGAGTTCGGCAGCGTGTTCGTCGACCCGCCACGCGCCGGCATGGACCCGGATACCTGCGAACTGACTCGGCGTTTCGACAACATCCTGTATATCTCGTGCAACCCGGAAACGCTGGCAGCCAACATTGCCCAGTTGCATGACACGCACCGCATCACCCGCTGCGCGATGTTCGACCAATTCCCGTGGACACACCACATGGAATCCGGAGTCATGCTGACTCGACGTTGA
- a CDS encoding DUF2442 domain-containing protein, with translation MKTIQAKYPVDRPLTAAVLDEAIERGRANRSGVNATRVSVEGRHLAIGFEDGSAVVLPLDHYPEFNDFAESDLQALQVGFAGTALCHEGKDLHLSIAGMIQASKPLMDMAASVIASRNGRQSSLAKAQAARANGRKGGRPRKVDNPT, from the coding sequence ATGAAAACGATACAGGCAAAGTATCCAGTGGATCGTCCGTTGACCGCGGCAGTGCTGGATGAAGCCATTGAGCGGGGTCGGGCGAATCGCAGTGGCGTGAATGCCACGCGGGTCAGCGTCGAAGGGCGGCATCTGGCGATTGGTTTCGAGGATGGCAGTGCCGTCGTGCTGCCGCTGGACCATTACCCGGAGTTTAATGATTTCGCTGAGTCGGACTTACAGGCGTTGCAAGTAGGTTTTGCCGGTACCGCACTGTGTCATGAAGGCAAGGACTTGCACCTGTCCATCGCCGGGATGATTCAAGCCAGTAAACCGCTGATGGATATGGCGGCCTCGGTGATCGCCAGCCGCAATGGCCGGCAAAGCAGTCTCGCCAAGGCTCAAGCTGCCCGCGCCAATGGGCGCAAGGGTGGGCGGCCGCGCAAGGTCGATAATCCCACTTGA
- a CDS encoding DUF4160 domain-containing protein codes for MKICSYKGLSLVILLRDEHCPPHVHVDAGARGARFVFSFWHNAVDLWDVVPLSRRPPLAVLEGLRQTLRQSVHLRRARRIWWSKLQTTCLGNQLWDGKINEVVLLNLVNRPIYRIASARYEISSNSTLMDLEGAPQGVEIIL; via the coding sequence ATGAAAATATGCAGCTACAAGGGACTGTCTCTGGTGATCCTGTTGCGTGACGAGCATTGCCCGCCGCATGTGCATGTCGATGCGGGCGCACGGGGTGCACGGTTCGTTTTCAGCTTTTGGCACAACGCTGTCGACCTTTGGGATGTCGTCCCGCTGTCGCGCCGACCACCCCTGGCGGTTCTGGAAGGGCTGCGCCAAACCCTCAGGCAGTCCGTCCACTTGCGCCGCGCACGGCGGATCTGGTGGTCCAAGCTGCAAACGACCTGTCTGGGCAATCAATTGTGGGATGGGAAAATCAATGAGGTGGTGCTGCTCAATCTGGTCAATCGGCCGATCTACCGGATTGCCTCGGCTCGGTATGAGATATCGAGCAATTCAACCTTGATGGATCTGGAAGGCGCACCGCAAGGCGTGGAGATAATCTTATGA
- the aroQ gene encoding type II 3-dehydroquinate dehydratase: MAPIILVLNGPNLNLLGTREPATYGHETLADISALCGQAGEELGLKVEFRQTNHEGELLDWIHGARGRCSGIVINPAAWTHTSVAIRDALVASELPVIEVHLSNVHAREPFRHHSFVSAIASAVLCGFGSHGYRLALAHFSQRLQG, encoded by the coding sequence ATGGCTCCGATCATCCTGGTGCTGAACGGCCCCAACCTGAACCTGTTGGGCACCCGCGAGCCCGCCACTTATGGCCATGAAACCCTGGCTGACATCTCGGCACTCTGCGGCCAGGCTGGCGAGGAATTAGGACTGAAGGTCGAGTTTCGTCAGACCAACCATGAAGGCGAGTTGCTCGACTGGATTCATGGTGCACGTGGCCGCTGCTCAGGGATCGTCATCAACCCTGCCGCCTGGACCCACACCTCGGTGGCGATCCGCGATGCGTTGGTCGCCAGCGAATTGCCAGTGATTGAAGTTCATTTGTCCAATGTCCATGCCCGCGAACCCTTCCGCCATCACTCTTTCGTCTCAGCGATCGCCAGCGCCGTGCTCTGCGGCTTTGGCAGCCATGGTTATCGCCTGGCGCTCGCACACTTCAGTCAGCGCTTGCAGGGATGA
- a CDS encoding shikimate dehydrogenase, which produces MSQTTTVLAGLIGAGIQASRTPALHEHEGDAQGMRYLYRLIDLDQLQLDSTALGDLLTAAERMNFTGLNITFPCKQAILPLLDELSAEAQGIGAVNTVVLKDGKRIGHNTDCLGFAEGFRRGLNGVARERVVQMGAGGAGAAVAHALLGEGVQTLIIFDVDSSRAQSLADNLNQHFGSGRACAGHDLPGALALADGLVNTTPMGMAKLPGTPVPAELLRSQLWVAEIVYFPLETELLRVARSLGCRTLDGSSMAVFQAVKAFELFSGVAPDAQRMLEHFHGIRN; this is translated from the coding sequence ATGTCGCAGACCACAACAGTTCTCGCCGGCCTGATTGGAGCCGGCATCCAGGCCTCGCGCACCCCTGCGCTGCATGAGCATGAAGGGGACGCCCAAGGCATGCGCTATCTCTACCGATTGATCGACCTCGATCAGTTGCAGCTCGACAGTACCGCCCTCGGCGATTTGCTGACGGCGGCCGAGCGCATGAACTTCACCGGACTCAACATCACCTTTCCGTGCAAGCAAGCCATCTTGCCGCTGCTTGATGAACTCTCAGCTGAAGCGCAAGGTATCGGCGCGGTCAATACAGTCGTGCTCAAGGACGGCAAGCGGATCGGCCACAACACCGACTGCCTGGGTTTTGCCGAGGGCTTTCGCCGAGGTTTGAACGGCGTCGCACGCGAACGTGTGGTGCAGATGGGCGCCGGTGGCGCGGGAGCGGCGGTGGCCCACGCACTCCTGGGTGAGGGCGTACAAACGCTGATTATTTTTGATGTGGACAGCAGCCGTGCTCAGAGCCTGGCGGATAACCTCAACCAGCATTTTGGCAGCGGCCGGGCCTGCGCGGGCCATGATCTTCCCGGCGCCCTGGCACTGGCCGACGGACTGGTCAACACCACACCAATGGGCATGGCCAAGCTGCCGGGCACGCCGGTGCCCGCCGAGCTGCTGCGAAGCCAATTATGGGTGGCCGAGATTGTTTACTTTCCGCTGGAAACCGAACTGTTGCGTGTCGCCCGAAGCCTGGGATGTCGCACTCTGGATGGCAGCAGCATGGCGGTGTTCCAGGCCGTCAAAGCCTTCGAATTATTCAGCGGTGTGGCACCGGACGCCCAACGCATGCTTGAACATTTTCACGGCATAAGAAATTGA
- a CDS encoding TetR/AcrR family transcriptional regulator, giving the protein MRMTTDLTLAPGASALEPRKSRKNNPEKTRENILQEAIVEFVQQGLSGARVDAIAERIHTSKRMIYYYFGSKEQLYVEVLEKLYGDIRSTESRLHLAELAPQEAIRRLVEFTFDHHDRNVDFVRIVSIENIHNAEFVKQSQPIKAMNNTILDSLGVILSRGAEEGVFRQGLIALDVHLLISSFCFYRVSNRHTIGEIFQIDLPNEAIKRRHREMICESVLRYLQA; this is encoded by the coding sequence ATCAGAATGACCACAGACCTCACCCTAGCGCCCGGCGCCTCCGCGCTCGAGCCGCGCAAGAGTCGCAAGAACAACCCGGAGAAAACCCGCGAGAACATCCTTCAGGAAGCCATCGTCGAGTTTGTTCAACAGGGTTTGTCCGGTGCGCGGGTGGATGCCATTGCTGAGCGAATCCATACCTCCAAACGTATGATCTATTACTACTTCGGCAGTAAGGAGCAACTGTACGTCGAGGTACTGGAGAAGCTCTACGGTGATATTCGCAGCACCGAAAGTCGCTTGCACCTTGCCGAGTTGGCGCCGCAGGAGGCGATCCGGCGTCTCGTCGAGTTCACCTTCGACCATCACGACCGCAATGTGGATTTTGTGCGGATCGTCAGCATCGAAAACATCCATAACGCCGAGTTCGTCAAGCAGTCCCAGCCGATCAAGGCGATGAACAACACTATCCTCGATTCACTCGGGGTGATCCTGAGCCGGGGGGCCGAGGAAGGTGTTTTCCGGCAGGGGCTGATCGCGCTGGATGTGCATTTGCTGATCAGTTCGTTCTGCTTTTATCGGGTGTCGAACCGTCACACCATTGGCGAGATTTTCCAGATCGATCTGCCCAACGAGGCGATCAAGCGACGGCATCGCGAGATGATCTGCGAATCGGTACTGCGTTACCTGCAGGCTTGA
- the quiC gene encoding 3-dehydroshikimate dehydratase QuiC, whose protein sequence is MQRSIATVSLSGTLPEKLEAIAAAGFDGVEIFENDLLYYDGSPREIRQLCADLGIAITLFQPFRDFEGCRRERLPRNLERAERKFDLMQELGTDLVLVCSNASADSTGEQQILVDDLRLLAERAGARGLRIGYEALAWGRHVNTYQQVWDIVRQADHPALGVLLDSFHTLSLKGDPRAIADIPGDKIFFVQMADAPILAMDVLEWSRHFRCFPGQGEFDLPGFLAPIIQSGYSGPLSLEIFNDGFRAAPPRANAADGLRSLLYLEEKTRERLAQQAIPAPQPEILFDTPAVSAYDGIEFLEFAVDESLGAKLALWLERLGFVKAGQHRSKNVSLLRQGDINLILNSEPYSFAHNFFEAHGPSLCATAVRVKDSVSALARAVAYKGQPYRGLVGPNELELAAVRAPDGSLIYLVDERADVYGTDFVLPPVSHAGGGLKRIDHMAMALPADSLDSWVLFYKSLLDFEADDEVVLPDPYGLVKSRALRSRCSSIRLPLNISENRNTAISHALSSYRGSGVHHIAFDCDDIFAEVSRAKEAGVPLLDIPLNYYDDLAARFDFDDEFLSELAYFNVLYDRDAQGGELFHVYTEPFEGRFFFEIIQRKNGYAGYGAANVAVRLAAMAKSRSGGVRQAKL, encoded by the coding sequence ATGCAGCGTTCCATTGCCACCGTTTCCTTGAGCGGTACCCTGCCGGAGAAGCTCGAAGCCATCGCTGCCGCTGGTTTCGACGGGGTGGAAATCTTTGAGAATGACTTGCTGTACTACGATGGCAGCCCACGGGAAATCAGGCAGCTGTGCGCTGACTTGGGCATCGCCATCACCCTGTTCCAGCCGTTTCGTGATTTTGAAGGCTGCCGCCGCGAGCGTCTGCCACGCAATCTGGAGCGCGCGGAACGCAAGTTCGACCTGATGCAGGAGCTGGGCACCGACCTGGTGTTGGTGTGCAGCAACGCTTCGGCCGACAGCACCGGCGAGCAGCAGATTCTCGTCGATGACCTGCGCCTGCTTGCCGAGCGCGCCGGCGCGAGGGGGCTGCGCATAGGTTACGAGGCGCTGGCGTGGGGGCGTCACGTGAATACTTACCAACAGGTGTGGGACATCGTGCGCCAGGCCGACCATCCTGCACTGGGGGTGTTACTCGACAGTTTCCATACGCTGTCGCTCAAGGGCGATCCGCGAGCGATTGCCGATATCCCGGGCGACAAAATTTTCTTCGTACAGATGGCCGACGCACCGATCCTGGCCATGGACGTGCTGGAATGGAGCCGGCATTTCCGCTGCTTCCCCGGCCAAGGCGAATTCGATTTGCCGGGATTTCTTGCACCGATTATCCAGAGTGGCTACAGCGGACCGCTGTCGCTGGAAATTTTCAATGATGGCTTTCGTGCGGCGCCGCCCAGGGCCAATGCCGCCGATGGCCTGCGTTCGCTGTTGTACCTCGAGGAAAAAACTCGCGAGCGTCTGGCGCAGCAAGCCATCCCGGCACCGCAACCCGAAATTCTGTTCGATACGCCGGCTGTCAGTGCCTACGACGGCATCGAGTTTCTGGAGTTTGCCGTCGATGAAAGTCTGGGCGCGAAGCTCGCGCTTTGGCTGGAGCGCCTGGGGTTCGTCAAGGCCGGGCAGCATCGCTCGAAGAACGTCAGTTTGCTACGCCAGGGCGATATCAATCTGATCCTCAATTCCGAGCCCTATTCCTTCGCCCACAACTTCTTCGAGGCCCACGGCCCGTCGTTGTGCGCGACGGCCGTCAGGGTCAAGGACAGCGTCAGCGCCCTGGCGCGTGCGGTGGCTTACAAGGGACAACCCTATCGAGGCCTGGTCGGCCCGAATGAACTGGAGTTGGCTGCCGTGCGGGCTCCGGATGGCAGCCTGATCTACCTGGTGGATGAACGCGCCGACGTCTACGGTACCGACTTCGTGCTGCCGCCCGTATCCCATGCGGGTGGGGGGCTCAAGCGTATCGATCACATGGCCATGGCACTGCCGGCCGACAGCCTCGACAGCTGGGTGTTGTTCTACAAAAGCCTGCTGGATTTCGAGGCCGATGATGAGGTGGTCCTCCCCGATCCTTATGGCCTGGTGAAGAGCCGTGCGCTGCGCAGTCGCTGCAGCTCTATTCGCTTGCCGCTGAACATTTCCGAGAACCGCAACACTGCCATCTCCCATGCCTTGTCGAGCTATCGTGGCTCCGGTGTGCACCACATCGCCTTCGATTGCGATGACATTTTTGCCGAGGTCAGCCGCGCCAAGGAGGCCGGGGTGCCACTGCTGGATATTCCGCTCAACTATTACGACGATCTCGCCGCGCGCTTTGATTTCGACGATGAATTCCTCAGCGAACTGGCCTATTTCAACGTGCTGTATGACCGCGATGCCCAGGGCGGGGAGCTGTTCCACGTGTATACCGAGCCGTTTGAAGGACGTTTTTTCTTCGAAATCATCCAGCGCAAGAATGGCTATGCCGGTTATGGTGCCGCGAACGTTGCGGTGCGCCTGGCAGCAATGGCCAAGTCGCGCAGCGGTGGGGTGCGTCAGGCCAAGTTGTAG
- a CDS encoding MFS transporter: protein MIPSQSSRMAPSLNATHAGIGDKIRGAMAVGKTRWGMLALVFFATTLNYIDRAALGVMQPILAKEMSWTAMDYANINFWFQVGYAIGFVLQGRLIDRVGVKRVFFCAVLLWSLATGAHGLATSAVGFMVCRFILGLTEAANYPACVKTTRLWFPAGERAVATGIFNAGTNVGAMFTPMLLPLILHVWGWQAAFLCMSALGGIWLLFWGLKYFNPEDHPRVKQTELDYIQDQVEPEQTRVPFSRILRMRGTWAFALAYSMTAPVFWFYLYWLPPFLNQQYNLGINVTQMGIPLIIIYLTADFGSVGGGILSSFLIGRGINPIKARLMSMLLFACCIIGVIIAAGSSNLWVAVFAISLAIGAHQAWTANIWSLVMDYTPKHMMSTVFGFGGMCAAIGGMFMTQLVGHILTVTNNNYTVLFTMIPAMYFIALTWMYFMAPRKIPDLQD, encoded by the coding sequence ATGATTCCTTCACAAAGTTCGCGCATGGCTCCCAGCCTGAACGCCACACACGCCGGCATCGGCGACAAGATCCGCGGTGCCATGGCCGTGGGCAAAACCCGCTGGGGCATGCTCGCCCTGGTGTTTTTCGCCACCACCCTGAACTACATCGACCGTGCCGCACTGGGCGTCATGCAGCCAATCCTGGCCAAGGAGATGAGCTGGACGGCGATGGACTACGCCAACATCAACTTCTGGTTCCAGGTCGGCTATGCGATCGGCTTTGTCCTGCAGGGTCGGTTGATCGACCGGGTGGGCGTCAAACGCGTGTTCTTCTGCGCCGTGCTGCTCTGGAGCCTGGCCACAGGCGCCCATGGCCTGGCCACCTCGGCGGTGGGCTTCATGGTCTGCCGTTTCATTCTCGGCCTGACCGAAGCCGCCAACTACCCGGCCTGCGTGAAAACTACGCGGTTGTGGTTCCCTGCCGGCGAACGGGCCGTGGCCACCGGCATTTTCAACGCTGGGACCAACGTCGGTGCGATGTTCACCCCGATGCTCCTGCCGTTGATCCTGCATGTCTGGGGCTGGCAGGCGGCGTTCCTGTGCATGTCGGCGCTGGGCGGGATCTGGCTGCTGTTCTGGGGCCTGAAGTACTTCAACCCGGAAGACCATCCGCGTGTCAAACAAACGGAACTGGACTACATCCAGGATCAGGTCGAACCCGAACAAACCCGAGTCCCCTTCTCGCGCATCCTGCGCATGCGCGGTACCTGGGCCTTCGCCCTCGCCTACTCGATGACTGCTCCCGTGTTCTGGTTCTACCTGTACTGGCTGCCGCCATTCCTCAACCAGCAATACAACCTGGGCATCAACGTGACCCAGATGGGTATTCCGCTAATCATCATTTACCTGACCGCCGATTTCGGCAGCGTCGGCGGGGGCATCCTCTCGTCCTTCCTGATTGGCCGCGGCATCAACCCGATCAAGGCGCGCCTGATGTCGATGCTGCTGTTTGCCTGCTGCATCATCGGCGTGATCATTGCCGCCGGCTCAAGCAACCTCTGGGTAGCGGTATTCGCCATCTCCCTGGCCATTGGTGCACACCAGGCCTGGACTGCGAATATCTGGAGCCTGGTGATGGATTACACCCCCAAGCACATGATGAGCACGGTGTTCGGCTTCGGCGGCATGTGCGCAGCCATCGGCGGGATGTTCATGACCCAACTGGTCGGACACATCCTCACCGTCACCAACAATAATTACACCGTGCTGTTCACCATGATTCCGGCAATGTATTTCATCGCCCTGACCTGGATGTACTTCATGGCACCGCGCAAGATCCCTGACCTGCAAGACTGA
- a CDS encoding DMT family transporter: protein MSTPLSGINQPFKGIVLVIGATLLFSTHDALSKYLSGFYPVIMVVWARYLVHTLLMAGIFLPQSGLRVLRTRRPLLQLLRALCLLGTSLLFTTGLLYIPLAEATAVNFLAPVLVTALSVPLLGEHVTRGQWLAVICGFVGVLIIVHPGGELFTPAVLLPFCSALCFCFYQLLTRKLAEIDSPTTSNFFAGLCNTLVMSALVPMFWQVPSFGHGLMMLALGTCGMTAHLFLTQAFRHAAPALLAPFGYCQIVFAGLLGWLLFAHTPSLMTIVGIVIICLSGLAAAWQQRRR, encoded by the coding sequence GTGAGTACGCCACTGTCCGGTATCAACCAACCCTTCAAAGGCATTGTGCTGGTTATTGGCGCGACCCTTTTGTTTTCCACCCACGATGCCCTGTCCAAGTACTTGTCGGGGTTTTACCCGGTGATCATGGTGGTGTGGGCGCGCTATCTGGTGCACACCCTGTTGATGGCGGGGATATTTCTGCCGCAGTCGGGATTGCGGGTTCTGCGTACTCGCCGGCCATTGCTGCAGTTACTGCGGGCGTTGTGTCTGCTGGGGACCAGTTTGTTGTTCACCACCGGTTTGCTGTACATCCCCTTGGCGGAAGCGACGGCGGTTAACTTCCTCGCTCCGGTGCTGGTCACCGCGCTTTCGGTGCCGCTGCTCGGCGAGCACGTCACACGAGGGCAGTGGCTGGCAGTGATCTGCGGTTTTGTCGGGGTGCTGATCATTGTTCATCCCGGCGGTGAACTGTTCACCCCGGCAGTGCTGTTGCCATTCTGCTCGGCGCTGTGCTTTTGCTTTTATCAACTGCTGACGCGCAAGCTCGCCGAAATCGACAGCCCAACCACCAGCAACTTCTTCGCCGGTCTGTGCAATACCCTGGTCATGAGTGCGTTGGTGCCGATGTTCTGGCAAGTGCCGAGCTTCGGCCACGGGCTGATGATGTTGGCGCTGGGGACCTGCGGGATGACTGCGCACCTGTTTCTGACCCAGGCCTTTCGCCACGCGGCACCGGCATTGCTGGCACCATTTGGCTACTGTCAGATTGTATTTGCCGGACTCTTGGGCTGGTTGCTGTTTGCCCATACGCCGAGCCTGATGACGATCGTGGGCATCGTGATCATCTGTCTCAGCGGTCTGGCAGCGGCCTGGCAGCAGCGCCGGCGATGA